Within Streptomyces albofaciens JCM 4342, the genomic segment GCTCGATCTGGTTGTAGTGCATGAACGAGAAATAGACGGTGGCGAGCAGCGGATAGCCGAAGAAGACGCTGAAACCGACCAGCCAGGGGGAGAGGAAACCGAGGGTGCGCAGCCGCTGCCTGAGGTGTTTGCGGCGCAGTGCGGGAGCCTTCGGGCGCGGCGCGGTGGCCGCCGGGCGTTCGGGGGATTCGACGAGGGACATGGCGGGACTCCGTCAGTTCACGGACTGGAGGTTGTCGGCGTCTATCTGGGCATCGAGCTCACGCAGCCCCTTGTCGAGATCGGGCACCTTCCCGGCCTCGGCGTCGTAGGCGAAATCCTGGAACGCCGTGATGTACTGCCCGCCGTTGATGGACGGCGGCATCGCCTGGCTGTGCGGATTCCGCGCGATGTCGATGAACGTACGGAACGCGGGGTCGGCGTCGAGCTTCGGCGACTTGAGCGCCGCGAAGGTGGACGGCACATTGTGGATGGCATTGGCGAACCGCACCACCTGGTCCGTGTCCACCGTCAGGAACCTCAGCAGTTCCCACGCCGCGTTCTGATGCTTGCTGCCGTGCGCGATGCCCGCGACGGTGCCGGTCAGATAGCCCCGCCCGTACGTGTCCGCCTGGTCGTCCGGCACCGGCAGCGGCGCCGACCCCCAGTCGAACTTCGCCTTGCCCTCCTTCAGCATCAGCCCGCGCCATTCACCGTCGAGGTGCATCGCCGCCTTCTGCGTCATGAAGGAACTCTGCGACGACATCTCGTCGCCGAACGTCGTACGGAACTTCTCCAGCGCGGCATATCCGCCCTGCGCGTCCAGCAGCTCCCGCTGTGTGGTGAGGAACTGCTTGGTGCGCGGGTCCCTGGCGAGCTGCGCCTTGCCCTTCTTGTCGAAGTAGGCCGGCCCCCACTGCGCGAACAGCCGGTCCGGACTGTTCTGGTACAGCCGGAAGTTGGGCACGAAACCGGCGCGCTCGTACGAGCCGTCCGGCTTGCGCTTCGTGAGCTTGGCCGCGTCCCGCTTGAACTCGGACATGGTCCGCGGCGGCCGCTCGATACCGGCCTCCTTGAACGCGTCCTTGTTGTAGTACAGGCCGAACGAGTCGGCGAGCAGCGGCAGGGCGCACTGCTTGCCCTGATAACTCGTGTAGTCCAGGAACGTCTTCGGAAAGACCTTCTCTTTCTCCACACCCGTCTTCTTCATGAAGGGGTCGAGATCCGCCCACATGCCCGACGAGCAGTACTGCCCCACGTTGTTCGTGGTGAACGACGACACGACGTCCGGCGCGTCGTCCCCGCCGGCCCGCAGCGCCTGGTTCACGGTCTCGTCGGTGACGTTGTTGACCGTCTCCACCTTGATGTTCGGATGCAGCTTCTCGAAGCGGGCGATGCTGTCGTCGACCGCCTTCACCTCGGCCTGGTTGGACCAGCCGTGCCAGAACTTCAGCGTGACGGGCTGGGTCGGGTCGTCGCGATCGCTGCCGACGCTCGGATTGGCGCAGCCCGAAAGAATCAGACCGG encodes:
- a CDS encoding ABC transporter substrate-binding protein yields the protein MPRPRMRICLSAALAGAGLILSGCANPSVGSDRDDPTQPVTLKFWHGWSNQAEVKAVDDSIARFEKLHPNIKVETVNNVTDETVNQALRAGGDDAPDVVSSFTTNNVGQYCSSGMWADLDPFMKKTGVEKEKVFPKTFLDYTSYQGKQCALPLLADSFGLYYNKDAFKEAGIERPPRTMSEFKRDAAKLTKRKPDGSYERAGFVPNFRLYQNSPDRLFAQWGPAYFDKKGKAQLARDPRTKQFLTTQRELLDAQGGYAALEKFRTTFGDEMSSQSSFMTQKAAMHLDGEWRGLMLKEGKAKFDWGSAPLPVPDDQADTYGRGYLTGTVAGIAHGSKHQNAAWELLRFLTVDTDQVVRFANAIHNVPSTFAALKSPKLDADPAFRTFIDIARNPHSQAMPPSINGGQYITAFQDFAYDAEAGKVPDLDKGLRELDAQIDADNLQSVN